The Streptomyces sp. B3I8 nucleotide sequence GGCTGCCGGGGGCGGAACCGGAAGGGGCGCCGGGGCCGGGGCCGAGCTGTGGCAGTTGGTGCTCGCGCGGGTGGGCCGGCTCGGCGCCGAGTGGTGGTCGGTGGCTGCGGGCATCGTGCTGGCGCTGCTCGGCATGTCGGTACTCCCGCTGCTGGCCGGGGCGCTCGGCGTTCCGGCTCTGCGGAAGGTGCGGATGGCCCGGGGGGCGCAACGGGATCGGGAACGCAACGGTGAGGCGGTCATCGCGCTGTGCGCGGCGCTCGCCGGTGAAGTGCGCGCGGGACGGCAGCCGGGCGAGGCACTGCGGCACGCGGCACAGGACTCGGGCGGTCTCGGCGGAGCCAGGGCGGCGGTGCTGGCGGCGGCCCGCTTCGGCGGCGACGTACCTGGCGCGCTCACCGAAGCGGCGCGCGGGCCGGGGGCCGAGGGACTGCTGGGGCTGGCCGCCTGCTGGCGGGTGGCCGTCGACCGGGGCGCGGGGCTGGCCGCCGGGCTCGACCGGCTGGAGGCAGCCCTGCGCGCGGAGCGCGACCAGCGAGCCGACCTGCGGGCCCAACTGGCGGGAGCCCGGTCGACGGCGGTGATGCTCGCCGGACTCCCCGTGCTCGGCCTGCTGCTGGGCACCGCTCTGGGCGCCGATCCGCTGCATGTGGTGCTGCATACCGGTCCGGGGCTGATGTGCCTGCTCGTCGGTGCGGTGCTGGAAGGCGCGGGGCTGTGGTGGGCGCTGCGGATCGTCCGGGGAGCGGAGGAGGCATGAGCGGGCGGTACATGGCCGGATTCCTGGCGCTGGGGGTGGAGCTCCCGCTTGTCCACAGGCTGGGAACGGTGTCTGCGCTGACGGCGGCCCTGTGGTGGTCGGCCCGTGCCCTCACCCGGATGCGGCGCGCACGGCGACTGCGGCGACGGCTGAAAGCGGTGCTGCTTCGCAGATCGGTGGGCCGACGACAGTACGGGCTCCGCGTACGAGACATGGCGCAGGGGTGGCTGCCTCCGGTCGGGGCGGTATGCGGAACGTGGGCCCTGATCGGGGGTGTCGGCGGCCTGCTGCCGGGACTGCTCGCGGGAGCCGCCCTCCGGTGGTGGCGGCTGCGGCGTCAGCGAGGCACCGGGACCGGCTCCCGGGCGGGGGAAACGGCGGCCGACGACACGCTCGCCGCCCGCCAGCTACCGCTCGCGGCGGATCTCCTGGCCGCCTGCATCGCGGCCGGCGCCACCCCGGTGACCGCAGCCCAGGCGGTGGGCGAAGCTCTCATGGGACCCGTCGGAGAGCGGTTGGCGACCGGGGCGGCCGAGGTTCGGCTCGGCGGTGAACCGGCCACCGCCTGGCGGGAGCTGGCGGAGCTGCCGGGTGCGGCATCACTGGCCCGGCTGCTGGAGAGGGCCGGTGATTCGGGTGCCCCGGCTGCCGTCCCCGTGGCCCGCCTCGCCGCGGATGCCCGAGCGGAGCGGGGCCGTGCCGCGACGGCAAGGGCCCGGCGGGCGGGTGTCCTGATCACCATGCCGTTGGGCCTGTTCTTCCTGCCGGCCTTCCTCGTGGTGGGTGTTCTGCCCGTGGTGATCGGACTGGCCGGCGGACTGTTGAGCGGAGGTGGCGCCTGAGGAGCGAACCCGAGACGCGAACCGCGAACTCGATACGAGAACACCGACGTGGACCCGTGCGGTGCACGGGAGATGACGGACGAGACACCGCAGTCAGGCCAATGGCAGCAGGAACGACACACAGCGACAGCGACACGGGGGTCGAGATGAGCAGGACCGAACGAAACCGAGGACGAGGACGGGAGCGCGGAGCAGGACAGATGCGGGAACCAGGGCGATCGCAAATGCGGGCGCGGATGCGGACGTGGATGCGGGCGCTGGCGTGGATGCGCGCTCCGGTGCATGAGTTGCGCAGCCTGTATGAGCGGCGGACGCTGCGCCAGGACAGCGGAATGGTCACCTCCGAATACGCCGTCGGCATTATCGCGGCGGTGGGGCTGGCGGCAGTGCTCTACAAGGTGCTGACAAGCGGCCAGGTGGCCGGGGAACTGCAGGACATCGTGAAGCGGGCGCTCAGTGTCCGTATGTGAACGGGCGAGGCCCGTGGACGCACGGGGTGACCGCGGCACAGTACGGCGGGCGATGGCGGACCGGATGCGCGACCGCGGCTTCGTGACGGCGGAAGCGGCAGTCGTACTGCCCGGGCTGGTGCTCTTCGTGATGGCGCTGATGTGGGCGCTGCTCGCCGCGTCCGCGCAGATCCAGTGCGTGGACGCGGCGCGGGCCGGGGCCCGTGCCGCGGCTCGGCAGGACCCGTCCGACACGGTCCGGGCGACGGCCCGCCGGGCGGCCCCGGAGGGGGCGACGGTGACGGTGGGCCGGGAGGGCGACCTCGTCCGAGTGACGGTGGTGGCCCATCCGCCCGGGCCGGACACGCTGACGCTGGAGCTGCGCAGCACGGCCGTGGCCCTGGCGGAGGAGACGGTGGGGGTGGGCACATGAGTGCGGAGGGAGGAGGAGTCGACCCGCGGGTTCCCAGTGACCGCGACGCCCGCCGCCCCCGAGGTGATCGCGGCTCGGCCGCGGTCTGGGTGGTCTTCGCGCTTGCCGGAGTATGTGCCGTGTTCGGTGCCCTGCTGCTGGCGGGTCAGGCGGTGGTCGTGCGGCACCGGGCGGCGGGTGCCGCTGACCTCGCCGCGCTGGCAGCCGCGGATCGCTGGACGCAGGGCGGTGGGCCGGCCTGCGACACGGCCCGGCGGGTGGCACGGGCGCAGGGCGCGCGGCTGGTGCGGTGTGAGATCGAGGGCGAGGTCTCCGACGTGACGGCGGCTTCGGGGAGGGGGCCGTTCACGGTCCGGGTGCGGGCCCGCGCGGGTCCGCCCGGGGCCTACCCGGCCGGAGACACCGCCCCGGCGCTCCCCTCCGCGCCGCGCACCGCCGTGCCCTCGCCCGCCGTGCCCTCGCCCGCCGTGCCTGCGCCCGACGTGCGCGCGCCCGACGTGTCGTCGTCCTCGGCGTCGCCGTGCTCCGTGTCCTCGCCCCCCGACCCTCCCCGCAGGAGTTCGGCCAGCAGGCGTACGGCGCCCCTCTTGTGCAGCGGCTCGTTGCCGTTGCCGCACTTGGGGGACTGGATGCAGGAGGGGCAGCCGGCCTCGCACTCGCAGGAGGCGATGGCCTCTCGGGTGGCGGTGAGCCACTCCCGGGCGGTGTGGAAGGCGCGCTCGGCGAACCCCGCGCCACCCGGATGGCCGTCGTACACGAAGACCGTCGGCAGCAGCGTGTCGGGGTGGAGCGGGACGGAGACTCCGCCGATGTCCCAGCGGTCGCACGTGGCGAACAGCGGGAGCAGACCGATGGACGCGTGCTCTGCGGCGTGCAGGGCACCCCCGAGGATCTCCGGGTTGATCCGGGCCGCGTCGAGCTGGTCCTCGGTGACCGTCCACCACACCGCGCGGGTGCGCAGCGTACGGGGAGGGAGGTCGAGCTTGGTCTCGCCCAGCACCTCGCCGGTGAGGACGCGGCGGCGCAGATAGGAGACGACCTGGTTCGTCACCTCGACGGAGCCGTAGCAGAGCCGGCCCTCGCCCCAGGGGACCTCGACGTCCGTCTCCAGCACGGAGATCGACGTGGTGTCGCGAGCGACGGTGGTGTACGGCGGCTCGGCCCGCTCGACCAGGGCGACGGAGTCCTCCAGGTCGAGCGAGCGCACCAGATACGTGCGGCCCTGGTGGAGGTGGACCGCGCCCTCGTGCACGCCGGTGTGCGCGGCGCCGGCGTCGACCGTGCCGAGCAGCCGTCCGGTGCCCTCCTCCACCACCTGCACCGGCCGCCCGCCCTGGCCGCGGATGTCGGCGAGGTCGGCGGCCCGTTCCCGGCGTGTCCAGTGCCAGGCCTTCGTACGACGGCGCAGCAGGCCGGCGGCCTCGAGCTGGGGCATCAGTTCCGCGCACGCGGGGCCGAAGAGTGTGAGGTCGTCGTCGCTCAGGGGCAGTTCCGCGGCGGCTGCGCACAGGTGCGGGGCGAGGACGTAAGGGTTGTCCGGGTCGAGGACGGTGGACTCGACGGGCTGGTCGAAGAGGGCCTCGGGGTGGTGGACGAGGAAGGTGTCCAGCGGGTCGTCGCGGGCGATCAGCACTGCCAGGGCACCCTGTCCGGCGCGGCCCGCCCGGCCCGCCTGCTGCCACAGAGAGGCCCGGGTTCCCGGGTAGCCGGCGATCAGGACGGCGTCCAGGCCGGAGACGTCGATGCCGAGCTCCAGGGCGGTGGTGGCGGCGAGGCCGAGGAGCTCGCCGGAGTGCAATGCACGTTCCAGCGCGCGGCGTTCCTCGGGGAGGTAGCCACCGCGGTAGGCGGCGACACGCCGGGCGAGGGAGCGGTCGACCTCGGCCAGCCGTTCCTGGGCGATCAGCGAGATCAGCTCGGCGCCGCGCCGGGACCGTACGAAGGCGACCGAGCGCACGTCCTGTACGACGAGGTCGGTCAGCAGGTCGGCGGTCTCGGCGGTGGCGGTGCGGCGGACGGGGGCGCCCTTCTCGCCGTGCAGCTCGGTGAGCGGGGGTTCCCAGAGAGCGAACACCAGTTCACCGCGGGGTGAGGCATCGTCCGCCACCTCCACCACCGGCAGCCCGGTCAGCCGGCCCGCGGCCACCGCGGGGTCGGCGGCGGTGGCGGAGGCGAGCAGGAAGACGGGGGAGGAGCCGTAACGGGCGCACAGTCGGCGCAGCCGCCGCAGCACCTGGGCGACGTGCGAGCCGAAGACACCCCGGTAGGTGTGGCACTCGTCGATGACCACGTATTTCAGGGCGCGCAGGAAGGAGGCCCAGCGCGGGTGAGAGGGCAGGATCCCGCGGTGCAGCATGTCGGGGTTGGTGAGCACATAGTTGGCGTACTGACGTACCCATTCGCGTTCCTCGGGCGGGGTGTCGCCGTCGTACACGGCGGGCCGCACGGCCGTGCCCAGGGGCTGGGAGA carries:
- a CDS encoding type II secretion system F family protein: MRADDEGSGAVTGMGVVAACAGLVCAGTAAWLLGGRHGGPGRARLLLAGADGGAGETAAGGGTGRGAGAGAELWQLVLARVGRLGAEWWSVAAGIVLALLGMSVLPLLAGALGVPALRKVRMARGAQRDRERNGEAVIALCAALAGEVRAGRQPGEALRHAAQDSGGLGGARAAVLAAARFGGDVPGALTEAARGPGAEGLLGLAACWRVAVDRGAGLAAGLDRLEAALRAERDQRADLRAQLAGARSTAVMLAGLPVLGLLLGTALGADPLHVVLHTGPGLMCLLVGAVLEGAGLWWALRIVRGAEEA
- a CDS encoding type II secretion system F family protein codes for the protein MSGRYMAGFLALGVELPLVHRLGTVSALTAALWWSARALTRMRRARRLRRRLKAVLLRRSVGRRQYGLRVRDMAQGWLPPVGAVCGTWALIGGVGGLLPGLLAGAALRWWRLRRQRGTGTGSRAGETAADDTLAARQLPLAADLLAACIAAGATPVTAAQAVGEALMGPVGERLATGAAEVRLGGEPATAWRELAELPGAASLARLLERAGDSGAPAAVPVARLAADARAERGRAATARARRAGVLITMPLGLFFLPAFLVVGVLPVVIGLAGGLLSGGGA
- a CDS encoding DUF4244 domain-containing protein, with amino-acid sequence MRAPVHELRSLYERRTLRQDSGMVTSEYAVGIIAAVGLAAVLYKVLTSGQVAGELQDIVKRALSVRM
- a CDS encoding TadE family type IV pilus minor pilin; the protein is MADRMRDRGFVTAEAAVVLPGLVLFVMALMWALLAASAQIQCVDAARAGARAAARQDPSDTVRATARRAAPEGATVTVGREGDLVRVTVVAHPPGPDTLTLELRSTAVALAEETVGVGT
- a CDS encoding DEAD/DEAH box helicase, encoding MAFNHLPAGVHDALGPLSVTPVTHSGPMAKNHRSDRPPTGTAGRTPPGTVLDRLTAGPSRASRVTHTEHLPPRAGRHAVWPDRIRAEVLAAVRECGIEHPWAHQALAAEHALDGDSVVVATGTASGKSLAYLVPVLSRLLDGSEAPNGRGATALYLAPTKALAADQHRSVKELSQPLGTAVRPAVYDGDTPPEEREWVRQYANYVLTNPDMLHRGILPSHPRWASFLRALKYVVIDECHTYRGVFGSHVAQVLRRLRRLCARYGSSPVFLLASATAADPAVAAGRLTGLPVVEVADDASPRGELVFALWEPPLTELHGEKGAPVRRTATAETADLLTDLVVQDVRSVAFVRSRRGAELISLIAQERLAEVDRSLARRVAAYRGGYLPEERRALERALHSGELLGLAATTALELGIDVSGLDAVLIAGYPGTRASLWQQAGRAGRAGQGALAVLIARDDPLDTFLVHHPEALFDQPVESTVLDPDNPYVLAPHLCAAAAELPLSDDDLTLFGPACAELMPQLEAAGLLRRRTKAWHWTRRERAADLADIRGQGGRPVQVVEEGTGRLLGTVDAGAAHTGVHEGAVHLHQGRTYLVRSLDLEDSVALVERAEPPYTTVARDTTSISVLETDVEVPWGEGRLCYGSVEVTNQVVSYLRRRVLTGEVLGETKLDLPPRTLRTRAVWWTVTEDQLDAARINPEILGGALHAAEHASIGLLPLFATCDRWDIGGVSVPLHPDTLLPTVFVYDGHPGGAGFAERAFHTAREWLTATREAIASCECEAGCPSCIQSPKCGNGNEPLHKRGAVRLLAELLRGGSGGEDTEHGDAEDDDTSGARTSGAGTAGEGTAGEGTAVRGAEGSAGAVSPAG